A single window of Leishmania infantum JPCM5 genome chromosome 35 DNA harbors:
- a CDS encoding putative MCAK-like kinesin, whose protein sequence is MPSIPLVTELGARAGEFQHILNMSKIPAQVEQKLRPAMDPGELFTYQDSRIFVRARPIVAHDMEDPNNQSIVQKVDENRDLVVMTPKISLSGECTIDPCVVTLDGVFVGARDDTERVYLESCAPLVSLSVNGASTCVLCYGQTGSGKTYTTSGIFRLVALDLAPAFATHDILLTVLEIQALKNIDLLTGTDVQVVEDVSGELKLLGTEAFECSSAEMLLAAFEEAASQRTTRSTERNETSSRSHMIARISIVSKETKWAKPGDLFIVDLAGSENTADSATHDKTRQAETKFINTSLMTLKDCIRSRALASSSTQHLHIPYRRSPLTLLLRDCFEIAVRRPTKTVMIACVSPLLRDSRHTINTLRYASMLAVTPPSKVLAPDPNDPNNYTREQALDFLVKVSHGNITEPEYILPEGDGRTLVHIPEAEFIRRIVESHPHIPEKKAKLIYTAVWKRVVDARTKGRKQMVDAKRHIKAPRCAM, encoded by the coding sequence ATGCCCAGCATTCCGTTAGTGACCGAGCTCGGGGCGAGGGCGGGTGAGTTTCAGCACATCTTGAACATGTCCAAAATTCCAGCCCAAGTGGAGCAAAAGCTCCGTCCTGCGATGGATCCTGGTGAGCTCTTCACTTATCAGGATTCGCGCATTTTTGTGCGCGCTCGCCCGATCGTCGCACATGATATGGAAGATCCAAACAATCAGAGCATTGTTCAGAAAGTCGATGAAAACAGAGATCTCGTCGTGATGACGCCAAAAATATCACTTTCTGGCGAGTGTACGATTGATCCGTGCGTTGTCACTCTTGACGGCGTGTTCGTGGGAGCCCGTGACGATACAGAGCGAGTTTACCTAGAGTCATGCGCCCCAttggtctctctctccgttaACGGCGCATCTACGTGCGTGCTCTGTTACGGGCAGACAGGAAGCGGAAAAACCTATACAACCTCTGGTATTTTTCGCCTTGTCGCCCTGGATCTCGCGCCTGCTTTCGCCACTCATGATATCCTTCTCACTGTTCTTGAAATACAAGCACTCAAGAACATCGACCTGCTCACTGGCACGGATGTTCAGGTTGTGGAGGATGTCTCAGGTGAGCTTAAGCTCCTGGGGACAGAGGCCTTTGAGTGCTCGAGTGCCGAAATGCTTCTCGCCGCTTTTGAGGAAGCTGCCTCACAGCGAACAACGCGGTCAACAGAGAGGAACGAAACGTCTTCGCGTTCTCACATGATCGCTCGAATCTCCATTGTTTCGAAGGAGACGAAGTGGGCGAAGCCTGGCGATTTATTCATCGTGGATCTTGCTGGTAGTGAAAACACCGCCGACAGCGCAACTCATGACAAAACTCGCCAAGCAGAGACCAAATTCATCAACACCTCCCTCATGACTCTTAAGGATTGCATTCGGTCCCGCGCTCTTGCGTCTTCGAGTacgcagcacctgcacatCCCGTATAGGCGCTCGCCACTTACGCTTCTTTTGCGCGACTGCTTTGAGATCGCCGTGCGTCGCCCAACGAAGACAGTTATGATCGCCTGTGTCTCGCCACTGCTTCGAGATTCACGGCATACTATTAACACACTGCGGTACGCATCGATGCTTGCTGTGACGCCACCATCCAAAGTCCTCGCACCCGATCCGAACGACCCAAACAACTACACGCGCGAGCAGGCCCTCGACTTTCTTGTAAAAGTGTCGCATGGAAACATCACTGAGCCGGAGTACATTTTACCGGAGGGTGACGGGCGGACTCTCGTGCACATTCCAGAGGCGGAATTCATCCGTCGCATCGTGGAGAGCCATCCGCACATACCCGAGAAAAAGGCAAAACTTATTTATACTGCCGTGTGGAAGCGTGTTGTCGACGCGCGCACCAAAGGTCGAAAGCAGATGGTCGACGCAAAGCGGCATATTAAAGCACCACGCTGCGCTATGTAG
- the GCVH gene encoding putative glycine cleavage system H protein, whose product MQCEDEITIGISSYAQENLGDVVYVSLPQVGDTVKAKDVIGEVESVKATSNVYSPVDGTITAVNENLKDQPGLVNQSPEEKGWLIKVKCSEIPKGLMDEAAYKKFLE is encoded by the coding sequence ATGCAGTGCGAGGATGAGATAACTATTGGAATCTCCAGCTACGCCCAGGAGAATCTGGGTGACGTGGTGTACGTCTCTCTCCCGCAGGTGGGCGATACTGTCAAGGCGAAGGATGTCATAGGCGAGGTGGAGAGCGTGAAGGCCACGAGCAATGTGTACTCCCCGGTTGACGGCACCATCACCGCAGTGAACGAGAACCTGAAAGACCAGCCGGGCCTCGTTAATCAATCTCCTGAGGAGAAGGGCTGGCTGATCAAGGTGAAATGCTCTGAGATTCCAAAGGGTCTcatggacgaggcggcgtACAAGAAGTTCCTCGAGTAG
- a CDS encoding glyceraldehyde-3-phosphate dehydrogenase-like protein — translation MSITVGINGFGPIGKSALFAALADPLFTVTAVVDASVCAAYIAYVIEQEYPHRNPTGPPIRVTDKQKDQIVLNDIHAIHVSAAQDPQSSTWKKYGVQYVLECTGLYTTRSRSWGHVTGGAVGVFIAAASADTNTVMASSGLERLAASLPVCAVGAPIGAVVAPVLDALAKVLEIEQVSYTALYGPQPQHPIGAKSDDSRDWRQVRLQPFASCAMASSRDNGAETVGALLPHLAGHVSASAFQVPVAQGCAIDLVVYTKEAAPADVVASAFAHAAAGSKPLSKVCIANGPMISVDCIGSSSVILDAASLSSSTEGKVHRMVLWVDVACYYAALLLSLVKQAHSIHAPPSS, via the coding sequence ATGTCAATCACTGTCGGCATCAACGGCTTCGGCCCTATCGGAAAGTCCGCCTTATTCGCGGCCCTAGCCGATCCGTTGTTCACCGTCACGGCAGTCGTTGATGCCTCCGTGTGTGCGGCCTACATTGCATATGTGATTGAGCAGGAGTATCCGCATCGCAACCCGACAGGGCCTCCGATTCGGGTGACGGACAAGCAGAAGGATCAGATTGTACTGAACGACATCCACGCCATTCACGTGTCGGCCGCGCAAGATCCGCAGTCATCCACGTGGAAGAAATATGGTGTGCAGTACGTGCTAGAGTGCACAGGCCTCTACACCACACGTAGCCGCAGCTGGGGTCACGTGACAGGTGGTGCGGTGGGCGtcttcatcgccgccgccagcgctgaTACGAACACAGTCATGGCATCAAGTGGCTTGGAAAGACTCGCGGCATCGTTGCCCGTGTGCGCCGTAGGAGCGCCCATCGGGGCCGTCGTAGCTCCAGTGCTGGACGCGCTGGCGAAGGTGTTGGAGATCGAGCAGGTGAGTTACACAGCCCTCTATGGGCCTCAGCCACAGCACCCAATCGGCGCTAAGTCGGACGACTCGCGCGACTGGCGGCAAGTACGACTGCAGCCATTTGCCAGCTGTGCGATGGCGTCCAGTCGCGACAACGGCGCTGAAACAGTTGGCGCGCTCCTGCCGCATCTGGCTGGCCACGTGAGTGCTAGCGCTTTCCAGGTTCCTGTGGCGCAAGGGTGTGCAATCGACCTCGTTGTCTACACGAAAGAGGCCGCGCCGGCTGATGTGGTGGCGAGCGCCTTcgcgcacgccgcggcgggcTCGAAGCCGCTTTCAAAGGTATGCATCGCCAACGGACCCATGATCAGCGTTGACTGCATTGGCAGCTCAAGTGTCATACTCGACGCGGCTTcgttgagcagcagcaccgaagGCAAGGTGCATCGCATGGTATTGTGGGTGGACGTAGCGTGCTACTACGCTGCACTGCTGTTGTCATTGGTGAAGCAGGCTCACAGCATTcacgcgccaccgtcgtcgtaA
- the CYP40 gene encoding cyclophilin 40, whose protein sequence is MPNTYCYLDITIGGKPKRERVVLELFADVTPKTCENFRQLCLGNDGKKVEGTEVPMTYQGCTFHRVIPGFMIQGGDFTNHNGTGGVSIYGEKFEDENFTIPCDKSGLLAMANAGANTNGSQFFITTAPATHLTGRHVVFGRVVRGMNTVRAVEQTPTGANDKPVADCVIAGCGTLDALPEEEPASDGDMYPDYPEDAESPMVDAKRIEAGESIRQIGNSHFKNAAYDSAIEKYAKAVRYLNQVENKEVHPEVDEKLIACYNNHAMCAIKLQQWSEARHTASLALSVDAKNAKAFFRRGTAALKAGDADGAVEDLTQAHQIEPENAEITAKLSEAKEKVKAQKAKLAANLKKMFS, encoded by the coding sequence ATGCCGAACACGTACTGTTACTTGGACATCACCATTGGTGGGAAGCCGAAGAGGGAGCGGGTTGTGTTGGAGCTGTTCGCGGATGTGACGCCCAAGACGTGCGAGAACTTCCGCCAGCTGTGCCTCGGAAACGATGGCAAGAAGGTGGAGGGGACGGAGGTGCCCATGACGTACCAGGGTTGCACTTTCCACCGTGTCATCCCGGGCTTTATGATTCAGGGCGGCGACTTCACCAACCAcaacggcaccggcggcgtctCTATCTACGGCGAGAAGTTCGAAGATGAGAACTTCACTATTCCGTGCGACAAGAGCGGTCTGCTCGCCATGGCCAACGCTGGCGCCAACACGAACGGTTCGCAGTTCTTTATcacaacggcgccggcgacacaCCTGACGGGCCGCCACGTCGTTTTCGGTCGCGTGGTCCGTGGCATGAATACGGTGCGCGCAGTCGAGCAGACCCCCACCGGCGCTAACGATAAGCCTGTGGCGGACTGCGTTAtcgccggctgcggcacgctggatgcgctgccggaggaggagccggCTTCCGATGGCGACATGTACCCTGACTACCCAGAAGACGCTGAGTCTCCTATGGTCGACGCCAAGCGCATCGAGGCAGGCGAGTCGATTCGCCAGATTGGCAACTCCCACTTTAAGAATGCCGCCTACGATTCGGCCATCGAGAAGTACGCGAAGGCAGTGCGCTACCTGAATCAGGTGGAGAACAAGGAGGTTCACCCCGAGGTCGACGAGAAGCTGATTGCCTGTTACAACAACCATGCAATGTGCGCCATCAAGCTCCAACAGTGGTCGGAGGCTCGCCACACAGCGTCTCTTGCGCTCAGTGTGGATGCGAAGAACGCCAAGGCGTTTTTCCGCCGaggcacggcagcgctgaaAGCTGGCGATGCAGACGGTGCTGTCGAGGACTTGACGCAGGCTCATCAGATTGAGCCGGAGAACGCCGAGATCACAGCAAAGCTGAGCGAGGCAAAGGAGAAGGTGAAGGCTCAAAAAGCGAAGCTGGCGGCCAATCTAAAGAAGATGTTCTCGTGA
- a CDS encoding putative AMP deaminase encodes MMDSKSNVGDSATMPMLPEPYHGALFQPASPHSDSASTARFSEKSGQLHSCHGVPHGGLTREPSEMFQVVIDGDDGGVEMRRVHDRIEAALRVRLLYRPLETRVGSRERANPYVSAPMPGRITIVQKDGVYQVSDHDASLFLPIPTWSQYAMDVQKVRLTVGNAGCVNACHHRLGIMQERSRMFFLLNAEMEERANYHKAGGVFSAARKVDNAVLLSESMDAQELLEGVKEMYRRSPEAAVHLRDGSNSMLRELLGAHGVRSADELTVAGLGWKAEKDTPHQGQIDSADCESMAALGAELRFSFTALQGYLCEKVLRRVVSRAERPLLTPQAAEYSVPLYGLQSSELSDLAELMRRKLEGPHPRVQYILSICFTESPPFEVASSCTTLQDQLDNIFLALFKATLAPEDPSNAGVAWLLGQVGGLQMLHAQDGPGRDFDEMAPPPDQVRIGAKQSGLYYMYYLYANLAVLNSLRRRKGLEPLQLRCTGNKPTGMDDLIGAYILSDVITRATKITDYPVLQYLCGLHRVGLTVSPLCDHMEGIVAYKDHPLPHFLHRCLHITLSTESPLRYHHNPRALIEEYATAQKMFRLSSLDMTELAHNSVLMSSFSPEVKRQWLGDNYQLGVEGNEFELSHVTNARLAFRDEAWQLERNMMRDLNLNPPHEVGAGLSRWHHLSNVQEVEYDTVMDNRVRFPRTVLKGPHKDAKAATAAPRVARALDLRHQYIWRPPPPWETAQRHGVETDFQRRTATFNEDEWTYAASDAVFIAYPKSAVHAWPRSLPTLDDFHKHLRELRDICASAEVKEYAHKRLENLDHKFRLHLALNHENEAGTTEDRQSSNRDFYQATKVDTHIHMAAGMTPKQILKFVLAKLKESGDDIAMKKGDDIITLGQLFAKAGITPNLTVDQLNVQADHTLFERFDNFNSKYNPMENGDLRSLLLKTDNFMNGRYFAELIHDVFEQYSRDRYTYAENRLSVYGINVKEWDKLAHWFATHGMANKHNKWIIQVPRVYKVFRAQNVIGSFGQYLQNIFQPLWEASLHPSEHPTLHNFLNHVSGFDSVDNEATIDLPFTTVSPWAWTVVENPPYNYYLYYLYANIRTLNEFRASRGFSTFGLRPHCGESGSEVHLYGAFLCANSICHGINLRNDPPMQYLYYLAQIGLHVSPLSNNALFLHFLNNPFPDFFHRGLNVSLSTDDPMMFHQTQEPLIEEYSIAARVWGLSANDLCEIARNSVLQCGFDNNFKCNAIGDRWFLSSSLGNDSLRTHLSDIRVAFRFETYHTELQQLELCCGRPVSRFMMTAAEERAVDVQLVDVQREYVLLSTHDQAMEVMLREMEDTKAKILQTRAQVDILRRQQRSLLEKITEMGIRRQEAEEQSAQEKELPSRKGPLYVREKSQVSQVGGGDGERSCVLRSPTCPTQQGETLKRLLRWKPMPPDLMRSVTQASFSGSRGRPLPPLPVRQLYQSTTSVKGPAKY; translated from the coding sequence ATGATGGACAGTAAATCCAATGTTGGCGACTCGGCAACGATGCCCATGCTGCCAGAGCCTTATCATGGCGCCCTCTTCCAACCGGCGTCTCCGCATAGCGACTCTGCCTCTACGGCTCGCTTCTCCGAAAAGAGCGGCCAGCTGCACAGTTGCCATGGCGTTCCGCATGGAGGCCTCACCCGTGAGCCGTCGGAGATGTTTCAAGTCGTtatcgacggcgacgacggcggcgttgaGATGCGGCGCGTGCATGACCGCATTGAGGCTGCCTTACGTGTGCGCTTACTATACCGGCCTCTGGAGACTCGCGTGGGCAGCCGAGAGCGGGCAAACCCGTACGTGTCAGCTCCGATGCCGGGCCGCATCACAATCGTGCAGAAGGACGGCGTTTACCAGGTCTCTGATCATGACGCGTCGCTTTTTCTCCCTATACCAACGTGGTCGCAGTACGCGATGGACGTGCAGAAGGTGCGGCTCACCGTCGGCAACGCCGGCTGCGTCAACGCCTGTCATCATCGTCTTGGCATTATGCAAGAGCGCTCCCGCATGTTCTTTTTGCTTAATGCGGAGATGGAAGAGCGGGCAAATTATCACAAAGCCGGCGGCGTCTTTTCAGCCGCCAGGAAGGTAGACAACGCCGTCCTGCTCTCCGAGTCGATGGATGCGCAAGAGCTGCTCGAGGGGGTGAAAGAGATGTACCGGCGCAGTCCGGAGGCAGCAGTGCACCTGCGCGACGGGTCCAACTCTATGCTGCGTGAGCTGCTCGGCGCACACGGCGTACGGTCCGCGGATGAGCTCACCGTCGCTGGCCTCGGATGGAAGGCAGAGAAAGACACACCTCATCAAGGTCAGATCGACTCGGCAGATTGCGAGAGCATGGCTGCCCTCGGCGCCGAGCTGCGTTTCTCCTTCACCGCGTTGCAGGGGTACCTGTGCgagaaggtgctgcggcgcgtggTGTCCAGGGCAGAGCGGCCGTTACTTACTCCACAGGCGGCTGAGTACAGCGTGCCACTCTACGGTCTGCAATCTTCCGAGCTGAGTGATctggcggagctgatgcGGCGTAAGCTTGAGGGCCCGCATCCGCGGGTGCAGTACATCCTGAGCATCTGCTTCACCGAGTCGCCGCCGTTCGAggtggcgagcagctgcacgacgcTGCAGGACCAGCTAGACAACAtctttctcgctctcttcaaGGCCACCTTGGCTCCGGAAGACCCTAGCAACGCCGGCGTGGCGTGGCTGCTGGGGCAGGTGGGTGGTCTGCAGATGCTGCATGCACAGGACGGGCCCGGCCGCGACTTTGACGAGATGGCTCCGCCGCCAGATCAGGTGAGGATTGGGGCCAAGCAGAGCGGGCTCTACTACATGTACTATCTTTACGCCAACCTCGCCGTGCTGAACagcctgcggcggcgcaaggGGCTCGAGCCAttgcagctgcgctgcactgGCAACAAGCCGACCGGGATGGACGACCTGATTGGCGCCTACATCCTCTCTGACGTTATCACACGCGCGACCAAGATTACCGACTACCCCGTTCTGCAGTACCTGTGCGGTCTGCATCGTGTCGGCCTGACAGTGTCGCCATTGTGCGACCACATGGAAGGCATCGTGGCGTACAAGGACCACCCGCTTCCCCACTTTTTGCACCGCTGCTTGCACATCACGCTATCGACAgagtcgccgctgcgctacCACCACAACCCCCGCGCGCTCATCGAAGAGTACGCCACGGCGCAGAAGATGTTTCGACTGAGCTCCCTCGACATGACAGAGCTCGCACACAACAGCGTTCTCATgtcctccttctctcctgAAGTGAAGCGGCAGTGGCTTGGGGACAACTACCAGCTGGGCGTCGAGGGCAACGAGTTTGAGCTGAGCCATGTCACCAACGCACGGCTTGCGTTCCGCGACGAGGCCTGGCAGCTGGAGCGCAACATGATGCGCGACCTAAACTTGAATCCTCCTCACGAGGTCGGCGCCGGGCTCAGTCGCTGGCATCACCTGAGCAACGTGCAGGAGGTGGAGTACGATACCGTGATGGACAACCGCGTCCGCTTCCCGCGCACGGTGCTCAAAGGGCCACACAAGGacgcgaaggcggcgacggcggcaccgcgcgtCGCGCGCGCCCTCGACCTGCGCCACCAGTACATCTGgcgcccaccccctccgtgggagacggcgcagcgacacGGCGTCGAGACAGACTTCCAGCGCCGAACGGCAACCTTTAACGAGGATGAGTGGACCTACGCGGCGAGCGACGCGGTCTTCATCGCATACCCAAAAAGCGCCGTGCACGCCTGGCCGCGGTCGCTGCCGACGCTCGACGACTTCCACAAGCACCTGCGCGAACTGAGGGACatctgcgccagcgccgaggTGAAGGAGTACGCGCACAAGCGACTCGAGAACCTCGACCACAAGTTCCGCCTGCACCTGGCTCTCAACCACGAAAACGAAGCCGGCACCACGGAGGATCGACAATCCTCGAACCGCGACTTCTATCAGGCCACCAAGGTCGACACGCACATCCACATGGCAGCCGGCATGACGCCGAAGCAGATTTTGAAGTTTGTGCTTGCCAAGCTGAAGGAAAGCGGCGACGACATTGCCATGAAGAAGGGAGACGACATCATCACCCTGGGCCAGCTCTTCGCCAAGGCCGGCATCACGCCGAACTTGACGGTGGATCAGCTGAACGTGCAGGCTGACCATACGCTGTTCGAGCGCTTTGACAACTTCAACAGCAAGTACAACCCGATGGAAAACGGTGAcctgcgctcgctgctgctgaagacgGACAACTTCATGAACGGCCGCTACTTTGCAGAGCTGATCCACGACGTATTTGAGCAGTACTCGCGCGACCGCTACACCTACGCCGAGAACCGCCTCTCTGTCTACGGTATCAACGTCAAGGAGTGGGACAAGCTGGCGCATTGGTTTGCCACGCACGGTATGGCGAACAAGCACAATAAGTGGATTATTCAGGTGCCGCGCGTGTACAAGGTGTTCCGCGCGCAGAACGTCATTGGCAGCTTTGGTCAGTATCTGCAGAATATCTTTCAGCCCTTGTGGGAGGCCTCGCTGCACCCGAGCGAGCATCCGACGCTGCACAACTTTCTCAATCACGTGAGTGGCTTCGACTCCGTCGACAACGAGGCCACCATCGATCTCCCCTTCACGACGGTCTCGCCGTGGGCTTGGACGGTCGTCGAAAACCCGCCGTACAACTACTACCTCTACTACCTGTACGCCAACATCCGCACACTCAACGAGTTCCGCGCCTCTCGCGGCTTCTCTACGTTTGGGCTGCGGCCGCACTGCGGCGAGTCAGGCTCTGAGGTGCACCTTTACGGCGCCTTTCTGTGCGCGAACAGCATCTGCCACGGCATCAACCTGCGCAACGATCCACCGATGCAGTATCTCTACTACCTCGCCCAGATTGGTTTGCACGTGTCGCCGCTGAGTAACAACGCTCTTTTCTTGCACTTTTTGAACAATCCTTTTCCGGACTTCTTCCACCGCGGACTGAATGTGTCGTTGAGCACGGACGATCCGATGATGTTCCACCAAACCCAGGAGCCGTTGATCGAGGAGTACAGCAttgctgcgcgcgtgtggggGCTCAGCGCGAACGACCTGTGTGAGATTGCTCGCAACTCCGTGCTGCAGTGCGGCTTCGACAACAACTTCAAGTGCAACGCAATCGGTGACCGCTGGTTTCTCTCGTCTTCGTTGGGCAACgactcgctgcgcacgcacctcTCTGACATTCGTGTCGCGTTTAGGTTTGAGACCTACCACACCGAGTTGCAGCAGCTAGAGCTGTGCTGCGGACGGCCGGTGTCGCGCTTCATGATGACAgccgccgaggagcgcgccgtTGACGTCCAGCTCGTCGATGTGCAGCGCGAGTACGTCCTTCTCTCCACGCACGATCAGGCGATGGAGGTGATGCTGCGCGAGATGGAGGACACAAAAGCGAAGATCTTGCAGACACGGGCTCAGGTGGACATcctgcgacggcagcagcgctctctGCTGGAGAAAATCACGGAGATGGGTATCCGCCGCcaggaggcagaggagcagtctgcgcaggagaaggagctgccgTCTCGCAAGGGCCCCCTCTACGTGCGTGAAAAGTCGCAGGTCTCGcaggtcggcggcggcgatggtgaaCGCTCTTGTGTCTTACGGAGCCCCACGTGTCCAACACAGCAGGGTGAAACACTGAAGCGTCTTTTGCGCTGGAAGCCGATGCCACCAGACCTGATGCGCTCCGTCACACAGGCGAGTTTCAGCGGTTCTCGTGGGCGTCCacttccgccgctgccagtgcGGCAGCTGTACCAAAGCACGACAAGCGTCAAGGGCCCTGCGAAATACTGA